Below is a window of Solanum stenotomum isolate F172 chromosome 7, ASM1918654v1, whole genome shotgun sequence DNA.
TTCAGTTTGTTTTGAAGCTGatcaacattaaaaaaaataagaaattataacattttagaTGACAGTATTGGAGTCAGAATTTTAgttaaaagaaattcaaaatataaagatttttcttttttttggttaacaTTTGATACAATCGACAACTTGTACACCAGAAttataaagaagtaaacataTAAGAACTTTTAAGTTGTGTCGAGGAGATTTTGTATAGACATTATAATTTTTGGGGATGGAGATTTATATGAAGCCTCTTGCGCTTCAAGCTATGACACTGATAAATgaatctaaaatttaaattttatagatTCAAGATTATACACAACACATTTGATTTACTTATCAAGTTCGAAgtctattttatatatatgtgtgtgagaGAGATCTGAACTAAAATCACTGAGTTTGAATGAACTAATAACATTAACAATACGTTCTCCATTGGCTAACGTCTCGTCAttgataattaaatttcaagtaCCATCAAAAGTTGTGATTGGGCCGGGCAAATTTATTTCCATCCTTATTAGTAGTCTCGAGTTTGAGCTCTAAAAATAAAGCGATAATACCTTGGTCATTAGGGGATCAGGATGACCCAAATGGAAGAGGATTGATAAAACTGCTATAGTATTGTCTTGAGCAAAATGAACTAGATGAAGCTCTGCTGCAtatctgaaaaataaaataaaaaatattattaaataaataatacattttttttcaattagaaaaacacatttaattcattataatgataaaaaaaaatatatattattttattaaataaatatacaaatgaaagaaaagaggAATCATACCGATTGCCATCAATTGTATGTTCAGAAGGGGAATGCCAATGCATTTGCTTAAAGTTGTAAGTTTTACCATCCACAATTAAACTTCCTGCATTTTCACCATATTTTATCTGCAAATATTGGTAATTATTAATTAGTCTCatgaaaatttaataataatggaaaaaatatgTAAGTAATGTGATTGGCAAAAAGTAAATTTGGAGGataaaaaagattaagaaaactAACCCCAACATTAAAGCCATTATCAACCAAAGTAGCAACTTCAGAATGATTATATTGCATAATCAAGGGCTTTAACTTCTTGTTAACAGCACAATTATGACTAATTATGTTAATTGGGGACTGTTTTTTGCCATTTGAGCAGACTGAATATGTTGGGCTCAACCTTCCCCAACCATTTGGGCCTACTGGGCCTGTGTAACCAAATTTGACTCCCAAAGCATCACCTAACCCAAAAAGAGTTTAAGTTAGGAGCAAATAACACAAATTCTAGTAGTTTAGGGCCTAATACAGTGCCTTCAGTTTAGTTTTCGAAATTACCTTTGGTATCACATTAACTTCTTCAAGTACATGTATCTGGCGCACTTAGATGTATTTTTGATATATGCAAGtcaaattaggtgtaatttgtttcAGATACAATATATTtaagtgtgattcacatgtgtTTATGATGCACAATTCTCTCTCTCGTCTCTctctatgtatttgtatttcatAATGTATTTGGTATCAAAGACACATGTAtttagtgtgattcacatgtatttgataTACACTAACTCTTTTGCTCGCTTCTCTCCTCTCtagctcgcctctctccctatgtatatgtatttcaGAATGTATTTTGTATCCTTGATATACATAACTGACTTGATGTCTGAATGAATGGTATATTTGACTTGAAATATGGTACAAAATtgttaattaatgatattatatgtaattatttcaaattgatgAGTGGATTAGTATTTATGATAGAAATGTTTTTGTAATtagctgatttttttttttttaaagttatatattatacaaaagcATTCACCAGTTGTCCCTATTTTAGACAACTATTTAGTTAATGATcctctttttaattttgtttttcagCTCATGGATCTTTTAAacaacggaaaagggtcaaaattacccccgaactatatgaaatagaccatttatatccttcgttacattttgggatcaaaaatgcccctgctgttatcctaagagaccacaaataccctcaagagttaacaccccaaatttttgttgacgtggcaagccacgtgggactaatccttccacctaagcattaccaactaggattcactacaaaagaactagacctttagcagcaacaacagtcgccacaaaagcccagaaaatcgtcactaaaagtttttaacattaaattctaattttgtgtttttttcttcattgtttttaaaaaaccaaatctgatatcgattaagtaggagtttgaagacactatatattttatttttatgtcatatgtaaatgtataaaatgtacaatgatgcattatatatatatagtaggagatttgaatcgagaagtaattttgattatttttcgtaataatattggatgtttttaatatggatattgcaagttatttattttagaaaattaggtcgcaatcgaaaattaattatcatatttttttgttgaaaaaNGTGCGCatccaaagggtagcggctgtgggtttcccttgtcataaaaaaaaaagaagagaatatttGCATAAATCACTATCGAGAAAAAAGTTATACTACTATATAACTTTTTTCTAGATCAGTGTGATTTctaatcttaaaaataagataaattatctGCTATAACATCGGATAATGCAATTCTTGGAATCATAGTATAAAAATCGTAAGAACTTTAGACAACTAAAAAACATGACCAtgatgttttgttcttttaaaagCATATTCTCATCACAAAATACAAATACGTCAAAGATTTTTCAATAATTAAAGCAAAACTTCAAACTAGGATGGTTATATTGcgtatactttttatttttatattaattgtttaatatttgaTATTCAGTACCtcgattaatttttatttaagggAGGATGCACTTCTTATTAGAGGTTTTCAATTTACATGATTCGAACTCCATCGAGACGTTTAGTTAAGAATGGGCAATTGAGAATTTAGGATTCAATATTTTAACCATGTTAAGTTATAGGGTTTTAAAATATGTTAGTTTGTATATGTTAAATGAATTTCTTAAGGCAAATACAAAGTTTAGATCAAAGTTTGTGCACTTTGCCGAACCCGTAACCCAAACTCTACATGGGTCCAGGGTGGAGGAAATTCATCCATCACACTTGCTATACATGGTTCCAAAGCCACTTAATTGAATTTCCATATTCAAAAACTTATACCGTACAAAATAAGGTAAGAGTAAATTGTTTTGTTATTCTCGATATCCGTATTGAAGTCCGCTTAATCAAAATtgtcttttctcttctctattGAACTAAAATCTTCCAAAAGGGTATGTTCTTTTTCCACTTTGCAATTATATTAAAATGTGTATAATTTTACCCCCTTTTATTCATTTAAAACAAGGAGTTCGACTAATTCGAATTCACACATTAGGGCCCATTTTTGGGGCAACGCTCCtaacataattttttgtatatccAAAACTCAAACTCGAAACCTATAATGAAGGATAGAGAGATCATAATTCTCAACCATATTTAGAATTATATTTCAAtacttaatatttattatacatATTAGCTTTGCAgcatgaaaaatattgaatttagtTGAAACCACACAAAGGAAAGATGAGTGGACTTACCAAATGCAGTAGAAATTAGATTGAGTAGAAGAACTACACATATATTGATCACCCAAACTGAAATTCCACCAACATCAGCCATTGCTgttccaaaataaaataaaataaaaatcaatatcaattttcttgaaaacccaaaaatcaagaatttggatgaaacaacaaattttgaaaaacaatttGTATTATTGATGACTTACAGAGGATGTCTGAAGTAAAGACAACTCAATGTctgagaagtttttttttaaatttttttgttggaacATTAACTCAATTTTTGTCCTTTATTTATAAGCTTTTTGAACAAACCTTTTTACTATATAATATCAGCAGTTGTCCATTATTTGCTTTtgcttttttttgtttgaggATATAGTTCTTTTCtaatttaacaagtaaaaaagtatttttttttttttctaaaaatattgatggtgtatataatttaaactcaTATAATTATGTATTCTGAATTTTATATCACGCGTGAGAATTTCGATTAATGACTTTATTTGTTCACTTTAATTTTACATGGACATGAATTATTGTTGCCTTAGTTACTAATTGTGACCATCAAAggagataatttttttcatttttaatcaaagATTCCAGATTTGAATTTGGAAATGAAGTCACTTTTGAtaggaaatttttattttaccaaGTGAGACATTCCATTACGAGTCTAAATTATCAAGCCCCACTGTgggtggaaaaccaaaaaaaaaatgtcactaAATTGTgggattttgtttttttatttaaaaacaatttatttaacTTTGTTGTACTATATGTTTTGaactttttatcttttataataTGGTTCATATGTGATAATTAAAAACTAAGCAATAtcttaactctttaatttttgtcGTCATATTTAGATCTCGTAATGGAAGTCATTTACTAAGAGTAGAATCTCATCTAAGAATTTTAGTGGAGAGGTTTCTTTGTTCTTAATCAAAATTCTTGAATATAAGtcttaaaaacataattatttttaataaaaaatactgtaaattcaaattaattgatcTTCAAAACAGATAACCGTAATATGAGGGTCATCAAACCAATGTAGGCATCACAATTTTCAAGGAATATTAGGAAATTATTGAGAGGTGCATTTATCATTACTATGATATATTGTTAAAAGGAATATAAATATTGTGAATTTTTTAGAAtagtaatatttattttctgAAAATGTGTTATCCCGTGACCTGTGACCAGTAAATTTTGTAATGACATATTTTTGgataaatgaaatattttattagtcaTTGAgacaaacatttttaaaaaatgcataTGTTACCCCAATTGGTAATAATTAATATCGAATTTTTGACGTATATATATTCcctataaatatgttttaacaaGTTGTAacatgtaatttattttattgtattttaggTTATCGATTTCATTTTTATGGAATGTATAGATAAACTAGTAGACTAGTAGTTATAACAAAATTTTGTTAATATTGTTATTCACTAAATAATCttgttattatttaatttcgatatattatttgaagatttttagaaaagaaattgTATCAACCTAGCAAACAGAACAAGTAGCTAAGAGAAAGCAAGCAACATCCTGTATAGATTAGGAGGAGCAAGTCCCTATCAGGAAAAAAGTTATTGGGTGCTAGTGTTTTTCAACATATTGTTAtgttaattgtattttcttgtGATGATTCTATTGAGAGAATacgtataattatttttttgtaagctTGATTTACTTGATCAAAAGACACAATAGAATTTTCAATctgaagaaaaagaattaatatATACATGATCTATAATTCGTTATAGTCTCGTAATAATTTATACCCAATCAAACGACCCCTGAAAAAAGAGCATGATTACATGTATATGATGAGTTGATTCTTGAAGATTATTTTAGAACTGAAAGGCCAAAATGTAAATTGGCCataggaaaagaaagaagaagaaactagAAACTAATTAGGGGTTAGTGAATTAttccaatttttctttcttcttgttttccCCTTAAGTGGATGGTGACATCCACAAATTATATCTTTGTTGGAGAAGCCACTGTTAATTTAGAGGTCACTAATATCTCAAAAAGGTAGAACATTCCACTACATAAAAAATTGTGGTATGGAGAAGACCTAAAGGGATTGGATTTGACAAGTCATAGACACAATTTCTTTA
It encodes the following:
- the LOC125871631 gene encoding alpha carbonic anhydrase 1, chloroplastic: MADVGGISVWVINICVVLLLNLISTAFGDALGVKFGYTGPVGPNGWGRLSPTYSVCSNGKKQSPINIISHNCAVNKKLKPLIMQYNHSEVATLVDNGFNVGIKYGENAGSLIVDGKTYNFKQMHWHSPSEHTIDGNRYAAELHLVHFAQDNTIAVLSILFHLGHPDPLMTKLQNKLNELARDVATHKETQVQLGIIDTHEIRKHSHKYYSYTGSLTTPPCSEIVSWYILGKVRSISREQVEELRAPLDPTCKRNARPTQPLNGRQIQMYEAQPTP